One part of the Microaerobacter geothermalis genome encodes these proteins:
- a CDS encoding spore germination protein — protein MGFIKRNRPAHPKQPLKSSLKENFDEVKRRLGNSSDIITREIQIGKSGKIMAGLIYTDGLADKKSIQDFIMESLMINVKESHPNMKISQHFLSNLKEIAITIGDVKEINDFNTLFNEILSGNTVILVDGFSQGFSAGTKGWEDRGVTEPSSTTVVRGPRDGFSETLGTNTSLIRRRIKDPNLWLETKEIGRVTKTSVGIMYIKGIVNDKVVEEVHRRLDRIEIDGILESGYIEELIQDETYTPFPTIFHSERPDVIAAGLLEGRVAILVDGTPFVLLVPAVFMQFYQAAEDYYQRADIGTLLRFLRFVAFFIALTAPSLYIAITTFHQEMLPTTLLISLAAQREGVPFPAFIEALLMEVSFEILREAGVRMPRAVGQAVSIVGALVIGTAAVEAGIVSAAMVIIVSITAIASFVFPSFNMAISIRILRFLLMGLSASFGLFGITVGLIALVLHLSSLRSFGVPYMTPFAPFILADNKDAMFRLPIWGMFSRPRLINQKNIIREDMPPTQKPEPRQRQKNN, from the coding sequence ATGGGATTTATAAAAAGAAATCGGCCTGCTCACCCAAAACAGCCCCTGAAATCAAGTCTCAAGGAAAATTTTGATGAGGTTAAGAGAAGGCTGGGAAACAGTAGCGATATCATCACGAGGGAGATCCAGATTGGCAAATCAGGAAAAATAATGGCTGGACTCATTTATACCGATGGGTTGGCGGACAAAAAAAGTATCCAAGACTTTATCATGGAATCCTTAATGATCAACGTGAAGGAAAGCCATCCGAATATGAAAATATCACAACATTTTTTAAGTAATCTTAAAGAAATTGCCATAACGATTGGTGATGTAAAAGAGATAAACGACTTTAATACCTTATTTAACGAAATTTTATCCGGAAATACTGTGATATTGGTCGATGGTTTTTCCCAAGGGTTTTCAGCCGGAACAAAGGGTTGGGAGGATCGGGGAGTTACGGAGCCTTCCTCTACCACTGTAGTTAGAGGGCCGAGAGATGGCTTTTCTGAAACGTTGGGAACCAATACCTCCCTTATCCGGCGAAGGATTAAAGATCCTAATCTTTGGTTGGAAACAAAGGAAATTGGAAGGGTAACGAAAACCTCTGTAGGGATTATGTATATTAAAGGAATAGTGAATGACAAAGTCGTGGAAGAGGTCCATAGAAGATTGGATCGAATTGAAATAGACGGAATTCTGGAAAGCGGCTATATTGAAGAACTAATTCAGGATGAGACCTATACTCCCTTTCCTACGATATTTCATTCCGAACGCCCTGACGTGATTGCAGCTGGTCTTTTAGAAGGGCGTGTAGCAATTCTAGTCGATGGAACCCCATTTGTTCTTCTGGTACCTGCTGTATTTATGCAGTTTTATCAAGCAGCCGAGGACTACTACCAAAGGGCGGATATTGGAACTTTGCTTCGATTTCTCCGTTTTGTTGCCTTTTTCATTGCCCTTACTGCCCCTTCCCTTTATATTGCCATTACCACCTTTCATCAGGAAATGCTGCCTACAACCCTGCTAATCAGCTTGGCAGCCCAACGGGAAGGGGTTCCCTTTCCTGCCTTTATCGAAGCCCTATTGATGGAGGTATCATTCGAGATTCTAAGAGAAGCGGGAGTCAGGATGCCAAGGGCCGTGGGACAGGCGGTGTCCATTGTGGGAGCATTGGTCATTGGGACAGCAGCCGTAGAGGCCGGAATTGTATCGGCAGCAATGGTTATTATCGTCTCCATTACCGCCATCGCCAGCTTTGTGTTTCCTTCGTTTAATATGGCTATATCCATAAGAATTCTTCGCTTTTTGTTAATGGGCCTTTCTGCTTCCTTTGGCTTATTCGGTATTACCGTGGGACTCATTGCATTGGTTCTTCATTTGTCCAGCTTAAGATCCTTTGGGGTTCCTTATATGACTCCATTTGCTCCCTTTATTCTTGCTGATAATAAAGATGCCATGTTCCGCCTGCCTATCTGGGGTATGTTTTCCCGTCCCCGTTTAATCAACCAGAAAAATATCATCCGTGAGGATATGCCTCCCACGCAAAAACCGGAACCAAGGCAAAGACAAAAAAACAATTAG
- a CDS encoding Ger(x)C family spore germination protein, translating to MDRPIPNKRKTLIQKTLTILVIVVMMVSLGGCWNRRELDELAIASILGLEKSDGKYHVSVSIINAGQIAQKGGGAPGTRTPVTTYHAKADTLFEAFRKLTTEVPRKIYFSQLRMVVIGEHLAKDGIEKSLDMISRDHEFRTDFYIVVTNGTTPDDVIDVLTPIEVIPGNKMFSSLKMSQKSWAGTLNVTLDELISALTSDGREAVLTGVMVKGDEKEAQTRENVERIDSLGYIKYSGIAAFKKGKLVGWLNEDESIGYNQIQGKVKSTIVNVPCPKGKTAIEIIRTKATIKGRVENGRPKITIDYWAEGNIGEVECPLDLTKTKTLYDQEIKTEQVIKENMEKALRKAQKTLKADIFGFGEAIHRSNPKAWKDLKKNWDKEFADIKVEFKVDVKLRRTGTINNPFFKK from the coding sequence ATGGACCGACCCATTCCCAATAAACGAAAAACCCTGATTCAAAAAACTCTGACAATCTTGGTCATCGTTGTGATGATGGTTTCCCTTGGCGGCTGCTGGAACCGCCGGGAATTGGATGAATTGGCGATTGCCTCTATTCTGGGATTGGAAAAATCGGATGGCAAATATCATGTTTCTGTTTCCATTATTAATGCCGGACAAATTGCCCAAAAAGGCGGAGGAGCTCCTGGCACCCGTACTCCTGTGACTACCTATCATGCCAAAGCAGACACCCTATTTGAAGCGTTTCGCAAATTAACAACCGAAGTTCCCCGGAAGATTTATTTTTCTCAGTTACGGATGGTGGTGATTGGAGAACACTTAGCAAAGGACGGTATCGAAAAATCCCTGGATATGATATCCAGGGACCATGAATTTCGTACTGATTTTTACATCGTGGTAACCAATGGAACCACCCCTGACGATGTGATTGATGTTCTTACTCCAATAGAAGTAATTCCGGGAAACAAAATGTTCTCCTCCCTTAAAATGTCCCAAAAAAGTTGGGCGGGAACACTCAATGTAACCCTCGATGAATTGATTTCCGCTTTGACCAGCGATGGCAGAGAAGCAGTATTAACAGGGGTGATGGTTAAGGGAGATGAAAAGGAAGCTCAGACAAGAGAAAATGTAGAAAGAATTGATTCCCTTGGCTATATCAAATATTCTGGAATTGCCGCGTTTAAAAAAGGAAAGTTGGTGGGTTGGCTGAATGAAGATGAAAGTATTGGATACAATCAAATCCAGGGAAAGGTAAAAAGCACAATCGTAAATGTACCTTGTCCAAAGGGAAAAACAGCCATTGAGATTATTCGAACTAAGGCAACCATCAAAGGAAGAGTGGAAAATGGTAGACCTAAAATAACCATTGATTATTGGGCAGAAGGAAATATTGGAGAAGTGGAATGCCCCCTTGATTTAACCAAGACGAAAACCCTTTATGATCAGGAAATAAAAACAGAGCAAGTCATTAAAGAAAATATGGAAAAGGCCCTTCGCAAAGCACAAAAAACATTAAAGGCGGATATCTTCGGTTTTGGAGAAGCCATTCACCGGAGCAATCCTAAGGCTTGGAAAGATTTAAAGAAGAATTGGGACAAAGAGTTTGCCGATATAAAAGTGGAGTTTAAGGTGGATGTCAAACTTAGACGGACAGGAACTATCAACAATCCGTTTTTTAAAAAATAA